The genomic region GCGGGCAGACATGAAGGGACGCTGTGAGCGATGGCCGTTGGGCTGGGTGGCGTCCGGACCTCATTAAAGCCTCTTATCCCGGCTGACCAATGAGGGCGGAACACAGAGGGGCAGTTTGGGGCCGTgttccgtgtgtgcgtgtgtgcgtgtgtgtgtgtgtgtgtgtgtgtgtgtgtgcgtgtgtgcgtgctcgtTCCTGCATGGACATTCAGCTGTTTAGGAGGCGAAGGAGCCGTGACCTCCCTGTGTGGAGGAGGAATAATGGCTCCTCTGAAAGGAGGTCTTTCGGCGTTGAACTGGTTATGGCGACTCTCTGATCATTGGCTGCTCtcctgggaggaggagcagcaggaggagtgGAACGATTGTTGGTTGGACTGAGCACGCTGCTGCTCGAGATGAATGACGCCATTAATATGCAAGGGATGGAATGTCCTCCCCCGTAAAGCGAGGAAGGAacagaaagggggggtggggggggggggcacaatggCGCCTCTGTTAGCGCAGAAAGGAGCGATACTGCTCAGGGAGCAGGTTAGGGTCTCTTTGGTCTCTCTGGGCCTCCCtcacgtgagtgtgtgtgtgtgtgtgtgtgtgtgtgtgtgtgtgtgtgtgtgtgtgtgtgtgcgatcaGAGACaggagtgggcggagcctcgGTCTTCCCGACTGTCTGATAACTGAACTCCAAACTTCTTTTTGTTCACCAACATCATGAAGCCTTtcttcctgttgccatggttaccgtTTGAAGGCGCCGCCTGCCGAGCGGGTCGCTCTCAGACGGTTTCTGGGTCAGAACTCTGAAACTGTTTCGTATCGTTTCTCCAGATTGATGTAAACATGTTTCACGAGCCGCAGGCGAGAACACGGCGCGTTCtcctcgccacggcaacacggcgtgttctcctcgccacggcaacacggcGCGTTCtcctcgccacggcaacacggcgtgttctcctcgccacggcaacacggcGTGTTCTCCTCGCCACGCCAACACGGCGCGTTCtcctcgccacggcaacacggcGTGTTCTCCTCGCCACGCCAACACGGCGCGTTCtcctcgccacggcaacacggcGCGTTCtcctcgccacggcaacacggcGTGTTCTCCTCGCCACGCCAACACGGCGCGTTCTCCTCGCCACGCCAACAACACGGCGTGTTCTCCTCGCCACGCCAACACGGCGTGTTCTCCTCGCCACGCCAACACGGCGCGTTCtcctcgccacggcaacacggcGCGTTCtcctcgccacggcaacacggcGCGTTCTCCTCGCCACGCCAACAACACGGCGTGTTCTCCTTGCCACGCCAACACGGCGCGTTCTCCTCGCCACGCCAACAACACGGCGTGTTCTCCTCGCCACGCCAACACGGCGCGTTCTCCTCGCCACGCCAACACGGCGCGTTCTCCTCGACACGGCAACACGGCGCGTTCtcctcgccacggcaacacggcGCGTTCTCCTCGCCACGCCAACACGGCGCGTTCTCCTCGACACGGCAACACGGCGTGTTCTCCTCGCCACGCCAACACGGCGCGTTCTCCTCGACACGGCAACACGGCGTGTTCTCCTTGCCACGCCAACACGGCGTGTTCTCCTTGCCACGCCAACACGGCGCGTTCTCCTCGCCACGCCAACAACACGCCGTGTTCtcctcgccacggcaacacggcGTGTTCTCCTCTGGTGATGTAGCCCCGTGAGTCGCTAGCGGGGGGGGGTGATTAACTCCCCCTGTCCTCCATCAGGCCGGAGGGGGGGCCCCCAGGAGACCCAGACCCACACGGATGCCTTTAATTAGGAGGGCTGCTGCAGACGGCGTGGGGGCGGTGCTTATGCTAACTGACTCTTTAATCAGTGCTAATCTCTCAACGCGATGCTAACCCATTCACGCAGACGTTAACAAGACGAAGACGGCGCTCCGCTCCTCTCggggggagcagcaggaggaacacGACGTGTTTACATGATGtcctgtctggggggggggggcacgggttGAACCCGCTCCCGGGTCCGTGGGTGGGCCGCCatcgggctgctgctgctgcaggagtcaGATGAGGAGACACGCCTCCTTCTTTCCTGGCAGAGAGGGAGGCGGCATCGGTGGATTCATGTCTGCCGCTCTGCAGGCGAGGGCATCTTACATAACAGCATGCTAACGCTCAGTCATGCTAACGTGAAGTCATGCTAACGTGAAGTCATGCTAACGCTCAGTCATGCTAACGTGCAGTCATGCTTACGCTCAGTCATGCTAACGCTCAGTCATGCTAACGCTCAGTCATGCTAACGTGAAGTCATGCTAACGTGAAGTCATGCTAACGTGAAGTCATGCTAACGCTCAGTCATGCTAACGTGCAGTCATGCTTACGCTCAGTCATGCTAACGCTCAGTCATGCTAACGCTCAGTCATGCTAACGCTCAGTCATGCTAACGCGCAGTCATGCTAACGCTCAGTCATGCTAATGCGCAGTCATGCTAACGCGCAGTCATGCTAACGCTCAGTCATGCTAACCCTTCTTCTTGATTGGATTAAGATGTGACTCCTCTGTTTTTCTGTAGGGGGGGTGTGGCTTCCCGATCCTGGAGCGGTTctgatgctaacagctaacggTTAGCGTGTGGTTCCGTTTGGCTGGGGCGTGTCTGATTGTGGTGTTTACGCCGCTGTGCTTGTAGGCGGAGCTTCCCTCATGGACATGAAATCCGACCAGGTGGAACGCCTCTACGACTCCCTAAAACTCCGCCCACAACATTTTGTTACCTTCAATTCTTAGTGTCTTAGgttgagcggggggggggggcgcctcctcctccctcctcgcaGGTCGTTGGTTCTGGATCCAGCTCCGTTTCTTCAAGCCGCTTAACGTCGTGGAAAACTCAGCAGGCAAAGGCTGACTGTTCCATTACGACGGGACCTcggcgttgccatggcaacaagccAGGTAACGCTGGGGTAATGCGGGGCGTCGGCGTCGCTGCGAGTCCTGCCGCTCCTTTGGGCCGGTTCCGACCCGAACCGCCGAGTCATCATTTCGATTTCTCCTCACATCCGGAGGCGGGACTGTGGCCATCGCCACGGTAACGGATGAGTTTCTGCTGTTCCTACAAAATGAGCTTCCAGTCGCTGAAAGCCATTCCATGTCaccttcatcaccttcatcatcctcatccacaCATtatcatctgcccccccccccccctttgatccAGTGATGACTCAGCGGGTTCTGACTGGGCTGGACTTTTAAAACACACCTCGGAGGTGTTTTAATTGAGGAAAACCTCCTACATCGCTCCTCCCACGTCGCTCCTCCCACGTCGCTCCTCCCACGTCGCTCCTCCCACGTCGCTCCTCCTACATCGCTCCTCCCACGTCGCTCCGGGCCACCGGTCCTGAGTCTGTCCACCGGTCCTGAGTCTGTCCACCGGTCCTGAGTCTGTCCACCGGTccttgtgtctctgcaggtgttACGTTGATGACAAGGTGTCAAAGGTCGCCTGGCTCAATCGATCCAACATCATCTTCGCCGGTCAGGACAAGTGGTCCCTGGACCCCCGGGTAGACCTGGTCACCAAAGGCCAGCTGGAGTACAGCCTGCGCATACAGAAGGTAAGCcccaccctccctcctccagccaTCCAATCAGATTCTCTGGcctgtcctgtcctgcagcGATTGAAGTGACATCATTCTACTTCCTGTGCAGGTGGACGTGTTTGACGAGGGCTCCTACACCTGTTCCATCCAGACGACGCAGCAGCCCAAGACCTCGCAGGTGTACCTCATCGTCCAAGGTGGGTGGGGCCAGCTGACCAGGGGCGGagagcggcgccgccgccgccatcttTAATGATCCCGCTGAGGAAAATATATGAACATGTACCGTCAGGAAGAAAGGGACAATCAGGACGAGGGACAGTCAGGACGAGGGACAGTCAGGACGGGGGACAATCAGGACGGGGGACAGTCAGGACGAGGGACAGTCAGGACGGGGGACAATCAGGACGGGGGACAGTCAGGACGGGGGACAGTCAGGACGAGGGACAGTCAGGACGGGGGACAGTCAGGACGGGGGACAGTCAGGACGAGGGACAGTCAGGACGGGGGACAGTCAGGACGAGAGACGGCGCCATTGAGTTCAGCTGGCGTTGTGTTAGCGCTGTCACAGGATTAAAACATTTGAGCGATTCATTAATTAGGATCAGTAATTAATGAATCGAGTTAATCTCTTTTAATCTGAGAAAAGATCGACTGGAGGAGCTTTCGTTTaaattgtggcagatcaaaagattgatTTACAACAAGCAGTATCTTTATTAAGCCGTTTATTGATTTAACAGAGTTGATCAGATGCAGACGTTCATAACGCGCTAAAtgtgactgtaattaattaatagcAATTAAGGCggtaatttgacacccctagaTGTGACTGTGCATCTCGTTCCCTTTCAAGAGGAGTCAGCTGTCCTACTGGTTTCCATGACGATGCTATCAAGGGGCGTTTCGTCTGCAGCGTCTCTGACACTTGGACAGAAGctgtttccttcctctcctctttcgtgtcggggggggggggggggggggggggacaggtgtTTTTGGCACCAGGATCAAACGGCTGATTGATCTCTGGAGAACATCAAAGTCTGAGCAACAAAGACGCATCCGATCCGTCCCGACTCCTTTTACTCTCACCTGACAGACGACAGCGATACCTgtcctgggggcggggcttcctgctAACTGTCACCTGTCCATCATCTAAAAGCGAAGGATCGCCAGCTTTAACGTCTGGCTGTCAGTCTGGGgctgaagctcctccccctaGATCCCTGAAAACACGCGACCGTCccacaacgacgagtcggatgAAGCGTGTCCAGAGTCCGACGTGTCTTCGTTTGGCTCGGCGACACGTCCAGAAAGTAACCCCGGGAAAAGCTTCCAATGGCCACGACCGTGTTCCACACATCAAACATCGCCCCCGGTTACGGACCCGGACCAGGTCCACGTAACCCGAGCTGACACTTTCCTGCTCGCGGGGACGGAACTGGAAAACAAATGATCGGACGAAGTAaatgttgtctgtgtgtgtgtgtgtgtgtgtgtgtgtgtgtgtgtgtgtgtgtgtgtgtgtctctctgtgtgtgtctctgtgtgtgtgtctctgtgtgtgtgcgtgcgtgtgtgcgtgtgtgtgtgtgtgtgtgtgtgtgtctctgtgtgtgtgcgtgcgtgtgtgtgtgtgtgtgcgtgcgcgtctctgtgtgtgcgtgtgtgtgtgcgtgtgcgtgcgcgtctctgtgtgtgcgtgtgtgcgtgtgtgcgtgtgtgtgcgtgtgtgcgtgtgtgcgtgtgtgtgcgtgtgtgcgtgtgtgcgtgtgtgcgtgtgtgtgcgtgtgtgcgtgtgtgcgtgtgtgtgtgtgtgtgtgtgtgtgtgtgtgtgtgtgtgtgcgtgtgtgtgtgtgtgcgtgtgtgtgtgtgtgcgtgtgtgtgtgtgtgtgcgtgtgtgtgtgtgtgtgtgtgtgtgtgtgtgtgtgtgtgtgtgtgtgtgtgtgcgtgtgtgtgtgtgtgtgtgtgtgtgtgtgtgtgtgtgtgtgtgtgcgtgtgtgtgtgtgtgtgtgtgtgtgtgtgtgtgtgtgtgtgtgtgtgtgtgtgcgtgtgtgcgtgcgtgcgtgtgtgtgtgtgtgcgtgtgtgacagcCATCGTCAAACGTCTCGTCAGGATGAAATACTTTGGAGTCCCCGGATTTGTGCCTCACGTTTGGAACGTTCACCCGACAGAACCAAGAACCCGCGGCAGGTTCTGCTGCCAGGCGCCGGGCCGGAACCCGCTAACGTGAACGTTGACGTTtattattcttcttcttctgcagttcCTGCCAACATCCACAAGGTGTCCGAAGACATCACGGTGAACGAGGGCAGCAACCTGACGCTCAGCTGTTTGGCCAGCGGCAGGCCCGAGCCGGCCATCACCTGGAGGCTGCTCAACCCCTCAGGTAGGACACGCCCACACGCAGGAGCaggggaggagccggaggagccggaggagccggaggaggcGTCCGCTGCTTCGGCTCCTTCCCAGAGGCCGTGGGGCGTTCAGCGCGTAATGCCTCAGGAAATGCACCAATTAGATGAGACCAAGAGGGCGTGTCCACCCACAGCGACATCTagacacagcagagaggggcggggcttctgtGGAACCAGCAGCAGTATAGTTGTATGAACAACGGGGGGGGAGGCGGAGTTACAACGTCCTGCAATCTGTAGACCCGCCTCTTCTTCACTCGCAGCAGTccagcatgttagcatgctagctaacctctggccccgccccctcccctcattagcataaatctatcttcatcatcatcctaaATCCTGGCGAGAGATCGAGCTTCAGCAGAATCTCCAATCAGCCGATCCAGATCGTTCAACCAATCGGTGTCAGCTGACCTCCGTCGCCATGGCCACCGCGCTGGAGCGTTTTCTCAGACGGTCATTCGTCCTCGGAGACGCCGCCGCTGGTCGCCCGTAGATAAGAGCGACGGGGAATCCGTCCGGGCGCCGTCAATTCAACCAATCGCTCGGACTCATCGTGTTTATTGGTTGTCACGGCAACGCCGGCCTCAGATGTGATCAAACGCGCCGAAACGGAAGCATCGGCTGCTTcgtcaccctcctcctcttcctctttctgcagCGGAGCCGCTGGACGGGGAGGAGTACCTGGACGTCGTCGGCATCGTGCGGAACCAGGCGGGCCGTTACGAATGCAAGGCGAGCAACGACGTCACCACGCCAGACGTCAAATACGTCAACGTGGTCGTGAACTGTGAGTAACGGCGGGATCCTCCGGCGCCGCGGCGTAGACGGACGGAGGTCTCCGGGCGAGGCGGCGCGCAGCAAGACGCTCTCATTGCTTCTTGTCGCGTCGCTTTTCACTCGGAGATGAGGCAGGaggggaggagttaactcttCTGAGagcatcagaaccagaactgAAGCGTTCTCTGTGAAACTGTTGGGCTCGAATCCCAGATGGGAATCGATCCGCCTTTGATGTTTGCAGGAATCACAGCAAACTGACGTTTCAGCTCCCAATCGTAGACGACCTCTGCCTAGACTAGGTGCAGATAGACGACCTCTGCCTAGACTAGGTGCAGATAGACGACCTCTGCCTAGACTAGGTGCAGATAGACGACCTCTGCCTAGACTAGGTGCAGATAGACGACCTCTGCCTAGACTAGATAGATGTTAGTAGTTCCGGTTGTTCTGTACTTGGACGGTTTCTGTTCGTAACGGTTCCATTCTTTGACTCTCCAGACCCTCCAACGATAAAGAAGACCCAGAGCTCGGAGACGCAGGTGGGACGGACGGGGACGCTGCAGTGTGAAGCCACCGCTGTGCCCACGCCGGAGTTTGAGTGGTACAGAGATGAGAAGAGGTAAAACCGGACACACCTGGGTCACACACCTGGGTCACACACctgggtcacacacacaaagcagctcTCCATAAGACGGATGAGACACGCGGAGCCCCGCCCAGATTGGAGATGATGAAGGGCGTGAGCTGTAGACAAACAAGCCATTAGATAGCGCGCTAGCCATTAGCCGCTGCACCTCTTCATTACTCTAATGGGTCCTGGAATGGTTTTGGGGCGGGGCCGTTCCTCTTTAACACGTTCACGGAGACGACAGAAGCTTTTTATATTGATCGATTTTAGTCAATTCTGtcttttcatttcaatcaaTTTGATTGACTCTATCAATAAAGTCATTATTCAAATGAGTCAGGAAGTCATCACCTCCCCTGAAGTGAAGACACGCCCCCTACAGCAGCTAACACTAACGTCTCCAGCTACCAGAGCTAAGCCCTCCACACAAACGTTATGACATCATCCTGTAATAAACTCGTTTATATTTAGCTTAGCATTTTCACTAGCATTATCCTCAACACAGAGTTTTCCATTGGCTTtagcatgctacatgctacatgctacagtttagaCCCAAACATCCCGGATCAGGATCAGGACCGGGTGTGAGACCGAGGTTAGCCTCGGTACGTTAGCGCGTTTGGAAATGAGGTTAGCATGAGTGACACCGTCCTGAGGTCCAGTTTCCTACGTCCTCCTTCAtcactgtctcctcctcctcctgactcgCCCCCCGGCTATGATGACGCCTTTGTAGTTAGCGtcgttagcgttagctttatGACATCATCTGTGACGTGTCACAGCCGCTAATCGCCCACTTTGTCACGCAGCGGTGGGTTCTTTGGGAGGGGACGGCCCCCTAtcggtggaggcggagctatcGTTGCGTTGTTGTGATCAGAACATCAGAGCGCCGTGACCTGCAGCTAAAAGCGGAGCTGGCCGAAGGCGGGGGGGATTCATCGGGGACGTGGTCTCCAGAGGACGGTCTCCAGAGGACGGTCTCCAGAGGACGGTCTCACCGGCGCTCCCGGAGGAAGATTTATTGCTGGTGGAATGTCGGGCGTTATCGGTTATCCGACCTCCATCCATCCCGTCCCCCGGAGGACGTTggctggtccccccccccgcccaagaGTCAGTCAGACAATGTAGATGATGCTGCTGATGTAGCCCCGCCTCTGCGACCAATAAGACGCTCCGATGGCATTTACAGATTTTAATTGGCTGCTGGTATGGCCCCGCCCTCTACTGGACATCAGAACTTTATAGAGGAAAAGGACACGGAGACGTTTGAACTCCGTCAGTATCGCCATGGCGATTAGAGACCCAATCCCTGGTCATGGATCCAGCAGACCAGGTTCAGAGGTAGAACCTGGATTCATTCAGATGGGGAAGGGGGCGGAGCCTTTTTAACTACAGTTCAAGGGTCAGGCGTGATATGAACCGGCTCCTCCGATGGACGCCGGTCGTCTCAGGAAGCGGATCAGAGCAGACGTCTGGAAgagctctgctgccccctgcctGCGAGGATGACGAACAACAGAGTCACCGTTCAGTCCcgtcagtgacatcactgccgACTGATGACTCGTCGTCATGCCAACGCAAACATGCAGAATAAACGTGTTGCATGGATGACATTACGAAGATAAATACAGATAAACATCATCTGTCCTCCGCAGGATGTCCAACTCCCAGGCCGTCAGCATCCAGATCCTCGGATCCACCACGATCCTCGGAATCACCAACGTCACCGAAGAGGATTATGGGAACTACACCTGCGTGGCCTCCAACCGACTGGGCGTCCAGAACGCCAGCCTCTTCCTCTATCGTGAGtccagtccaggttcacgcggtgaagcagtccaggttcacgcggtgaagcagtccaggttcacatgctgaaacagtccaggttcacgcggtgaagcagtccaggttcacatgctgaaacagtccaggttcacgcggtgaagcagtccaggttcacatgctgaagcagtccaggttcacatgctgaaacagtccaggttcacatgcTGAAGCAGTCCAGGCTCAGGAACACGGCCAGAAGCATTGATCCGAATTGTTTGACTTATTATTGGTTATTAAAATCTGATCACTAATAAACGTTACCAATAAACCTGATCAATGGGTGGTAGACCTGCCAGCTCTACTTCCATCTGTGTCCACCAGATGTCAGCAAACACACCCGTCTGAGTCCTGAATGAATCGAGTGACAATCGTTCCATGTTGATCATCTATTGATCCATTTGGTGGATCAGAAAAACGTCGTGATAAAAGGTTTTCTATAAAGTGTCCGACATTAAtactcctctctcctcctcctctctcctcctcctcctcctcctcctccaggacccGGGACAGGTCGGGACATCAACTCCTCCGCTTGTCTCTCTCAGTCACTGTGTCTCCTGCTGGCCTGCATCGCCTGCCTTTTCTACGAGTGTtaactctcctcctccacttcttcttcatcgcctcctcctcctcctccctgtcaaCTCCTCCCCAGACTGTTTGCATCATGACTCCTCCCTGCTCTGGGGCTCTGAGTAAAATGTGAAATCAAGGACAGAACAAGCAAACCGCTCTTTTCCAGATTCTCCGTTTTAGTCTCTTCTTCGTTGGTTCTGCTCGGGgagggtccgggtccgggtccgggtccgggtccgggttcgggttcggggaCGCCAACGATATTTGTTTCTTAAATTTTAGATTCATCCAAGTGTTTAAAGGTTCTGCCAAATATCTGCTAACGATATTAAGACCGAGGGACGGATTCTGTCGGTATTGCAGTAATCCGATCCCCCAGACCCGGCGGGTCGATCCGGTACCGCCCGTCACTCTGAGGAAGTCTGGTGATGAATACCTGCGTCATCTTCATCCTTTAGCTGCGGTTTTATCGATGGGTACTGTACATAGTCACATTTTGTATTCCTGAGATGCTGAGTGAGCGAGCGGCCGTCCCGGCGCCGCCGCGCCTCCTCTGCCGCGCCTCCTCTGCCGCGCCTCCTCTGCCGCGCCTCCTCCGCCAcgcctccttcacctccatccAGCTTCCTCAGAGTTCTGCTGGAGTCGGATCCAACGCGTACGACACCAATGAATGACTTCCTTTTGCTCTTTCCGAgacgtgtgtgttttaatatggCGCTATGATATTGAGGTTATTTTTTCTGTGTAAATATACTTGAATCCGACGTCCTGATACTATTATGAAGAATTTCCGTGTTTCTGAGGAAGACTTTACCGAGGATGAAGAACTCTACCACGCCATCGGAAGCTTGTTCCGTTTGTTGTCGCGGAGACGATGGCGGGAATGGAAGATTGTGTTTAGCTTGTAGGTTCAGAACTAAACCAACGAAACATGTTTCACGGATGCGCTCACTTAGTCcacttttacattttagtcctgttttacattttagtccagttttacattttagtccgcttttacattttagtccacttttacattttagtccagttttacattttagtccgcttttacattttagtccacttttacattttagtccagttttacattttagtccggttttacattttagtccggttttacatttttgtctgGTTTTACATTTTAGTCAAGTTTTACATTTAGtccagttttacattttagtcCATTTTT from Brachionichthys hirsutus isolate HB-005 chromosome 11, CSIRO-AGI_Bhir_v1, whole genome shotgun sequence harbors:
- the lsamp gene encoding limbic system-associated membrane protein yields the protein MCVGRKSCWRQLQACLLRLLCLVPTGVPVRSGDMQRSTDNITIRQGDTAVIRCYVDDKVSKVAWLNRSNIIFAGQDKWSLDPRVDLVTKGQLEYSLRIQKVDVFDEGSYTCSIQTTQQPKTSQVYLIVQVPANIHKVSEDITVNEGSNLTLSCLASGRPEPAITWRLLNPSAEPLDGEEYLDVVGIVRNQAGRYECKASNDVTTPDVKYVNVVVNYPPTIKKTQSSETQVGRTGTLQCEATAVPTPEFEWYRDEKRMSNSQAVSIQILGSTTILGITNVTEEDYGNYTCVASNRLGVQNASLFLYRPGTGRDINSSACLSQSLCLLLACIACLFYEC